GGCCGTTCGCCCGTCCCGTAGCACGACGTCGGCCGCCCAGTGGGCGGGCCAGGTCTCCGCGGACCCGCCGGCCGCGGGGCTGGAGGAATCGGCCGCAGTCACACGAGCAATCTACCGGGCTCACGTAACGGACGTGTGACCAGATCGGCCAAGATCAGCGACCCGGTACGCGTGCCCCTGCACCGGATCGTCCGCCCCTGTTGGGAGAATGCGCCACATGGCTCGTCGTACCGCTGCTCCCCTGCCCGAAGACTTCGAAGAACACATCGTCGACATCGACGTCGGCGACGAGATGCGGGCCAGCTTCCTGGAGTACGCCTACTCGGTCATCTACGCCCGCGCCCTCCCCGACGCCCGCGACGGCCTCAAGCCGGTCCAGCGCCGGATCCTCTACGGCATGCACGACATGGGCCTGCGCCCCGACCGTGGACACGTGAAGTCCTCCCGCGTCGTCGGTGAGGTCATGGGACGGTTCCACCCGCACGGCGACACGGCGATCTACGACGCGCTGGTCCGTCAGGCGCAGTCGTGGTCACTGCGGGTGCCGACCATCGACGGCCACGGAAACTTCGGCTCGCCCGACGACCCGCCGGCAGCGATGCGGTACACGGAGTGCCGGATGTCCCCGGCGGCAGTCGCGATGACCGCCACCATCGACGAGGACACCGTCGACTTCCGCCCGAACTACGACGGGCGCGAGGTCGAGCCGTCCGTGCTGCCCGCCGCGATCCCGCACCTGGTGGTCAACGGCGCCGCCGGCATCGCGGTCGGCATGGCGACGAACATAGCGCCGCACAACCTGATCGAGACCATCCAGGCGCTCCGCCACCTGATCACCCACCCGAAGGCCGACCTGGACGCGCTGATGCGGTTCATCCCCGGCCCGGACCTGCCGACCGGCGGCAAGATCATCGGTCTGGACGGTATCCGGGACGCCTACGAGACCGGACGTGGTTCGTTCAAGATGCGCGCGACCACCCGGATCGAGTCGGTGAGCACCCGCCGCAAGGGCATCGTCGTCACCGAGCTCCCCTACGGCGTCGGCACCGAGCGCGTCATCGAGGCGATCAAGAAGCTCGTCCAGTCCAAGAAGCTCCAGGGCATCGCGGACGTGAAGGACCTGACCGACCGGGAGAAGGGCCTGCGCCTGGTCATCGAGGTCAAGAACGGCTTCCACCCCGAGGCCCTGCTCGAGCAGCTCTTCAAGAGCACGCCGATGGAGGACTCGTTCGCCATCAACGCCGTCGCGCTCGTCGACGGTCAGCCCCGCACGCTGGGCCTCAAGGAGATGCTCGAGGTCTTCCTCGCGCACCGCTTCGACGTGGTCCGCCGGCGCTCGACGTTCCGCCGCGGCAAGGCCGCCGACCGGCTGCACCTGGTGGAGGGCCTGCTGCTCGCCATCCTCGACATCGACGAGGTCATCCAGCTGATCAGGGCCAGCGACAACGCCGAGGCCGCCCGTGAGCGGCTGATGACGGTCTTCGACCTCACCGAGATCCAGGCCA
The DNA window shown above is from Marmoricola sp. OAE513 and carries:
- a CDS encoding DNA topoisomerase IV subunit A, translated to MARRTAAPLPEDFEEHIVDIDVGDEMRASFLEYAYSVIYARALPDARDGLKPVQRRILYGMHDMGLRPDRGHVKSSRVVGEVMGRFHPHGDTAIYDALVRQAQSWSLRVPTIDGHGNFGSPDDPPAAMRYTECRMSPAAVAMTATIDEDTVDFRPNYDGREVEPSVLPAAIPHLVVNGAAGIAVGMATNIAPHNLIETIQALRHLITHPKADLDALMRFIPGPDLPTGGKIIGLDGIRDAYETGRGSFKMRATTRIESVSTRRKGIVVTELPYGVGTERVIEAIKKLVQSKKLQGIADVKDLTDREKGLRLVIEVKNGFHPEALLEQLFKSTPMEDSFAINAVALVDGQPRTLGLKEMLEVFLAHRFDVVRRRSTFRRGKAADRLHLVEGLLLAILDIDEVIQLIRASDNAEAARERLMTVFDLTEIQANYILDMPLRRLTKFSKLELDKERDELVAVIAGLDEILGDENRLRKVVSEELAEVAKTYGTPRRTVLLESSGVVTTSSATPLEVADDPCHVFLSSSGLLARTTDVEPLGDAGERARHDVISSHVTATARGEVGVLTTHGRVLKLNVLDLPTLPRTANHPNLQGGAPVGEFLTLEAGERPLGLTTFAADSPGLALGTAQGVVKRVKPEYLSNKDDWDVIALADGDQVVGALELRTGTEELCFITDDAQLLHFGAEAVRPQGRSGGGIAGIKLSGNAKAAWFGVVEGPAAEAVVVTVSGASTALPGTESGMVKVTPFVEYPGKGRATGGVRCHRFLKGEDTLVFAWAGRAPARAAAASGAPVDLPAADGKRDGSGVPGSQPITACAGPVAG